A single genomic interval of Oreochromis aureus strain Israel breed Guangdong linkage group 12, ZZ_aureus, whole genome shotgun sequence harbors:
- the lrp13 gene encoding very low-density lipoprotein receptor isoform X5, with product MGGCLFLCLVLLSGSLQVVVSAGSGLRSCTRDSKLCRDGSECVLYRYLCDGEQDCEDGSDEEDCETSCSKADQFQCAHGKMCIEKSQVCDGVPQCQDRSDELQCVTLMRGCVHHCDNKTHCLPAYFLCDGEEDCLDGTDEANCEDKKEEDTSTTSVPSVLVGPSHPIKCSFGFIPCSDNSECIRSNYFCDGEGDCRDGSDEAKCSSSCEKDQFQCAHGRMCIEKSQVCDGVPHCQDRSDEAECTKHTEGCSHQCDNKSRCIPSSFLCDGESDCFDGSDETKCDKEDCSDTEFKCTSGQCVLATMRCDGHPDCRDRSDEEDCTKVPACNTKLRCPQSKECLVQEWICDGDQDCKDGTDEKDCPVAPVNCGEFQWLCKSKTKCIPTAWMCDGMKDCNDGTDETECQAVTCAPHQFQCGSQECLEPNLVCNGITNCADGSDEGGSCHTDCVEADDMRCSQGCYNTPQGPCCRCAAGFRLMEDGLACADVDECEVQTPGVCSQLCINTPGSYRCDCQPGFIMEADGQHCKITGEPLLLSSVQTDIFLYGLRSRSLVTLPSSAKKAVMSLDYDWKGQKVFWVSLEMDAIMWSSLDQKMTGSLIKGVRADSIAVDWVGRNLYWINGVKSRIVAIRLAAASASSLGQSIILDEDLDQPRSLALLPQKGLMFWTEIGNVVKIERAGMDGSERRAVVNSSLGWPGGVAVDAISERVYWTDERLRAIGSATLDGDDIRILQIKETTNPFSVAVFNDMLYWSDAKKRVVQAAHKISGKNHQVLLKRPRQPFAVKIIHPMLQMGTENPCKKMGCSHMCVLAPGPRAVCKCPPGLLLAEDDLTCSNLVNSAFLLLLSPSSVTQIYLQSQHTAAELKGWPKHLALQIPSVNKAILMDYSLKEHTLFVTDDATSSLSSFRLKDSLLTSQGQLLELLDDAITAMAVDWITLNIYWSSYKQPRLQVTAVTGTYTAILIKDGIIRVGSIALHPPSGRVCFTNMDLEATGSTATIVCASMDGAERRVVWKDAVQPTSLVFSNNGDNIFWADTSLGTIGSVLIDGSGYTELKVDDRLAAVALSDNILLWITVTDKTRLWYKADQQDKKLWFEVGTQVVSLKAFSKPSQMGSNPCTESNGNCEHLCLATPAGRTCKCSYDHILLNDTHCSPEQHCPAGSRPCLDHLSCLPVEKFCDGHADCADHSDENCGVGTKRRSGAEVFAPTQPHSSPPPPSSVPPVSQVTGLNTTLNVSIQRVNLDAQQCSQRRCSGNGHCVEMKEVTTCVCSLGYSGDSCENQLVKTMQGPIVYAAVGLCAVVVIIVAVVLVKRKKSANLRGNGPSAGKEMSMTDLESKAETIPTSHTVSAEKPEVDLP from the exons aTGGGTGGAtgtttgtttctctgtctgGTGTTATTATCGGGCTCCTTACAGG TAGTTGTTTCTGCTGGAAGTGGTCTCAGAAGTTGCACCCGGGACTCTAAACTGTGCAGAGATGGTTCAGAGTGTGTGCTCTACAGATATCTGTGTGATGGAGAGCAGGACTGTGAGGATGGTTCAGATGAAGAGGATTGTGAAACATCATGCAGCAAAG CAGATCAGTTCCAGTGTGCCCATGGGAAGATGTGCATTGAGAAGAGCCAGGTGTGTGACGGTGTGCCTCAGTGTCAGGACCGCTCTGATGAGCTTCAGTGTGTGACGCTAATGAGAGGCTGTGTTCATCACTGTGACAACAAGACCCACTGCCTACCTGCATACTTCCTGTGTGATGGCGAGGAGGACTGTTTAGATGGCACAGATGAAGCCAATTGTG AGGACAAAAAGGAAGAAGACACCAGTACAACCTCTGTGCCTTCAGTCTTGGTTGGCCCTTCTCACCCCATTAAGTGTTCTTTTGGCTTCATACCATGCAGTGACAACTCGGAGTGTATCCGGAGCAACTATTTCTGTGATGGTGAAGGAGACTGCAGAGATGGTTCAGATGAGGCAAAATGCTCATCCTCTTGTGAAAAGG ACCAGTTCCAGTGTGCCCATGGAAGGATGTGCATTGAGAAGAGCCAGGTGTGTGATGGTGTGCCTCACTGTCAGGACCGCTCGGATGAAGCGGAATGCACAAAGCACACGGAGGGCTGTTCTCATCAATGCGACAACAAAAGCCGCTGCATTCCCAGTAGCTTCCTCTGTGATGGGGAAAGTGACTGCTTTGATGGCAGTGATGAGACCAAGTGTG ACAAGGAGGACTGCAgtgacacagagttcaagtgTACCAGTGGCCAGTGTGTGTTGGCCACAATGCGTTGCGACGGTCACCCAGACTGCCGGGACCGTTCGGATGAGGAGGACTGCACCAAAGTGCCAGCCTGCAACACCAAACTCCGCTGTCCCCAGAGCAAGGAGTGTCTAGTGCAGGAGTGGATCTGTGATGGAGACCAGGACTGCAAAGATGGCACTGATGAGAAG GATTGTCCTGTGGCTCCAGTGAACTGTGGAGAGTTCCAGTGGTTGTGCAAATCCAAGACCAAGTGCATCCCTACAGCCTGGATGTGCGATGGCATGAAGGACTGCAACGATGGCACTGACGAGACTGAAT GTCAGGCTGTAACATGTGCCCCTCACCAGTTCCAGTGTGGCAGTCAGGAGTGCCTGGAGCCAAACCTGGTGTGCAACGGTATTACAAACTGTGCAGATGGCTCAGATGAGGGAGGAAGTTGCCATACAGACTGTGTAGAGGCAGATGACATGCGCTGCTCTCAGGGCTGCTACAACACACCTCAGGGACCG TGCTGTCGCTGTGCAGCAGGTTTCAGGCTCATGGAGGATGGGCTGGCCTGTGCTGATGTTGATGAGTGTGAAGTTCAGACTCCAGGTGTGTGCAGTCAGCTATGCATCAACACTCCAGGCTCGTACAGATGTGACTGTCAGCCAGGCTTTATAATGGAAGCAGATGGACAACACTGCAAAATCACTG GTGAGCCCTTACTGTTGTCCTCAGTCCAAACAGATATCTTCTTGTATGGCTTGCGTAGTCGCAGCTTGGTTACGTTGCCCTCTTCTGCAAAGAAGGCAGTCATGTCTCTAGACTATGACTGGAAAGGTCAGAAGGTCTTCTGGGTCAGTCTGGAGATGGACGCTATAATGTGGTCTTCTCTAGATCAGAAGATGACAGGAAGTCTGATTAAAG GTGTTCGGGCTGATTCTATAGCTGTGGACTGGGTCGGGAGGAATCTGTACTGGATCAACGGGGTGAAGAGTCGTATTGTTGCCATCAGATTGGCAGCAGCCTCTGCAAGCTCACTGGGCCAAAGCATCATCTTGGATGAAGACTTGGATCAGCCCCGCTCTCTTGCCCTGCTACCACAAAAAGG GCTGATGTTCTGGACAGAGATTGGTAATGTAGTGAAGATTGAGCGTGCTGGGATGGATGGGTCAGAGAGGAGGGCAGTGGTGAACTCGAGTTTGGGCTGGCCTGGTGGTGTGGCTGTAGATGCCATCTCTGAGAGGGTCTACTGGACAGATGAAAGACTGAGGGCGATTGGATCTGCAACTCTGGATGGCGACGACATTAGG ATTCTACAGATAAAAGAGACCACAAACCCCTTTTCTGTGGCAGTGTTCAATGACATGCTCTACTGGTCTGATGCCAAGAAACGAGTGGTGCAGGCTGCTCATAAAATCTCTGGTAAAAACCATCAAGTTCTGCTGAAAAGGCCCAGACAACCTTTTGCTGTGAAG ATCATCCACCCAATGCTCCAGATGGGCACTGAGAACCCCTGCAAGAAGATGGGTTGTTCCCACATGTGTGTGCTTGCTCCTGGTCCCAGGGCTGTGTGCAAATGTCCCCCTGGTCTCTTGCTGGCAGAGGATGACCTCACCTGCTCCAACCTGGTCAACTCGGCATTTCTGCTGTTGCTGTCTCCCTCCAGTGTCACTCAG ATCTACTTGCAGTCCCAACACACAGCAGCCGAGCTGAAGGGCTGGCCCAAACATCTGGCCCTGCAGATACCGAGCGTGAACAAAGCCATTCTCATGGACTACAGCCTCAAGGAACACACCCTATTTGTGACAGATGATGCCACTTCTTCACTCAGCTCTTTCAGGCTGAAGGACTCGCTCCTGACGTCTCAGGGCCAGCTTCTTGAGCTGCTGGATGACGCCATCACTGCCATGGCAGTCGACTGGATAACACTCAACATTTACTGGAGCAGTTACAAACAGCCCCGCCTGCAGGTCACTGCTGTCACAGGCACATACACAGCCATTCTCATAAAGGACGGGATCATTAGAGTGGGTTCGATTGCTCTTCACCCGCCCAGTGGAAGAGTTTGTTTCACGAATATGGATCTGGAGGCTACGGGCAGCACGGCTACAATAGTGTGCGCCAGCATGGATGGTGCGGAGCGAAGAGTGGTGTGGAAGGATGCTGTCCAACCAACATCGTTGGTCTTCTCTAATAATGGGGATAACATTTTCTGGGCTGACACGA GTTTGGGGACCATTGGCTCTGTCCTGATTGATGGATCTGGATATACAGAGCTGAAGGTTGATGACAGACTGGCTGCTGTGGCTCTAAGTGACAACATCCTCCTCTGGATTACAGTCACTG ACAAGACCCGACTCTGGTACAAAGCAGATCAGCAGGATAAGAAATTATGGTTTGAGGTTGGCACACAAGTGGTCAGCTTAAAGGCATTCAGCAAACCCAGTCAGATGG GCTCTAACCCGTGCACAGAAAGCAATGGCAACTGTGAACACTTGTGCCTCGCCACCCCAGCAGGTCGCACATGCAAGTGTTCTTATGACCACATCCTTCTGAATGACACTCACTGCAGCCCAGAGCAACACTGCCCAGCTGGCAGCAGGCCCTGCCTCGATCACCTCTCATGCCTGCCTGTGGAGAAGTTTTGCGATGGACATGCAGACTGCGCGGACCACTCTGATGAGAACTGTG GTGTTGGCACCAAGCGGCGCTCAGGAGCTGAGGTCTTTGCTCCCACTCAACCTCacagctctcctcctcctccttccagTGTCCCTCCTGTCTCGCAAGTCACAGGTCTGAACACAACACTGAATGTCAGCATTCAGCGCGTGAACTTGGATGCCCAGCAGTGCAGCCAGAGGCGCTGCAGTGGCAACGGACACTGTGTAGAGATGAAGGAAGTtactacgtgtgtgtgttcactggGCTACAGCGGTGATTCCTGTGAAAACCAGCTCGTAAAAACCATGCAGGGTCCCATTGTCTACGCTGCTGTGGGTCTCTGTGCAGTAGTTGTGATCATTGTTGCAGTAGTGCTGGTGAAGAGAAAGAAGAGTGCCAACttaag GGGAAATGGACCATCAGCAGGCAAGGAGATGAGCATGACTGACCTGGAGAGCAAAGCAGAGACCATTCCCACATCCCATACTGTCTCAGCAGAAAAGCCAGAGGTGGACCTCCCTTAA
- the lrp13 gene encoding low-density lipoprotein receptor-related protein 4 isoform X6: MGGCLFLCLVLLSGSLQVVVSAGSGLRSCTRDSKLCRDGSECVLYRYLCDGEQDCEDGSDEEDCETSCSKDQFQCAHGKMCIEKSQVCDGVPQCQDRSDELQCVTLMRGCVHHCDNKTHCLPAYFLCDGEEDCLDGTDEANCEDKKEEDTSTTSVPSVLVGPSHPIKCSFGFIPCSDNSECIRSNYFCDGEGDCRDGSDEAKCSSSCEKDQFQCAHGRMCIEKSQVCDGVPHCQDRSDEAECTKHTEGCSHQCDNKSRCIPSSFLCDGESDCFDGSDETKCDKEDCSDTEFKCTSGQCVLATMRCDGHPDCRDRSDEEDCTKVPACNTKLRCPQSKECLVQEWICDGDQDCKDGTDEKDCPVAPVNCGEFQWLCKSKTKCIPTAWMCDGMKDCNDGTDETECQAVTCAPHQFQCGSQECLEPNLVCNGITNCADGSDEGGSCHTDCVEADDMRCSQGCYNTPQGPCCRCAAGFRLMEDGLACADVDECEVQTPGVCSQLCINTPGSYRCDCQPGFIMEADGQHCKITGEPLLLSSVQTDIFLYGLRSRSLVTLPSSAKKAVMSLDYDWKGQKVFWVSLEMDAIMWSSLDQKMTGSLIKGVRADSIAVDWVGRNLYWINGVKSRIVAIRLAAASASSLGQSIILDEDLDQPRSLALLPQKGLMFWTEIGNVVKIERAGMDGSERRAVVNSSLGWPGGVAVDAISERVYWTDERLRAIGSATLDGDDIRILQIKETTNPFSVAVFNDMLYWSDAKKRVVQAAHKISGKNHQVLLKRPRQPFAVKIIHPMLQMGTENPCKKMGCSHMCVLAPGPRAVCKCPPGLLLAEDDLTCSNLVNSAFLLLLSPSSVTQIYLQSQHTAAELKGWPKHLALQIPSVNKAILMDYSLKEHTLFVTDDATSSLSSFRLKDSLLTSQGQLLELLDDAITAMAVDWITLNIYWSSYKQPRLQVTAVTGTYTAILIKDGIIRVGSIALHPPSGRVCFTNMDLEATGSTATIVCASMDGAERRVVWKDAVQPTSLVFSNNGDNIFWADTSLGTIGSVLIDGSGYTELKVDDRLAAVALSDNILLWITVTDKTRLWYKADQQDKKLWFEVGTQVVSLKAFSKPSQMGSNPCTESNGNCEHLCLATPAGRTCKCSYDHILLNDTHCSPEQHCPAGSRPCLDHLSCLPVEKFCDGHADCADHSDENCVGTKRRSGAEVFAPTQPHSSPPPPSSVPPVSQVTGLNTTLNVSIQRVNLDAQQCSQRRCSGNGHCVEMKEVTTCVCSLGYSGDSCENQLVKTMQGPIVYAAVGLCAVVVIIVAVVLVKRKKSANLRGNGPSAGKEMSMTDLESKAETIPTSHTVSAEKPEVDLP, encoded by the exons aTGGGTGGAtgtttgtttctctgtctgGTGTTATTATCGGGCTCCTTACAGG TAGTTGTTTCTGCTGGAAGTGGTCTCAGAAGTTGCACCCGGGACTCTAAACTGTGCAGAGATGGTTCAGAGTGTGTGCTCTACAGATATCTGTGTGATGGAGAGCAGGACTGTGAGGATGGTTCAGATGAAGAGGATTGTGAAACATCATGCAGCAAAG ATCAGTTCCAGTGTGCCCATGGGAAGATGTGCATTGAGAAGAGCCAGGTGTGTGACGGTGTGCCTCAGTGTCAGGACCGCTCTGATGAGCTTCAGTGTGTGACGCTAATGAGAGGCTGTGTTCATCACTGTGACAACAAGACCCACTGCCTACCTGCATACTTCCTGTGTGATGGCGAGGAGGACTGTTTAGATGGCACAGATGAAGCCAATTGTG AGGACAAAAAGGAAGAAGACACCAGTACAACCTCTGTGCCTTCAGTCTTGGTTGGCCCTTCTCACCCCATTAAGTGTTCTTTTGGCTTCATACCATGCAGTGACAACTCGGAGTGTATCCGGAGCAACTATTTCTGTGATGGTGAAGGAGACTGCAGAGATGGTTCAGATGAGGCAAAATGCTCATCCTCTTGTGAAAAGG ACCAGTTCCAGTGTGCCCATGGAAGGATGTGCATTGAGAAGAGCCAGGTGTGTGATGGTGTGCCTCACTGTCAGGACCGCTCGGATGAAGCGGAATGCACAAAGCACACGGAGGGCTGTTCTCATCAATGCGACAACAAAAGCCGCTGCATTCCCAGTAGCTTCCTCTGTGATGGGGAAAGTGACTGCTTTGATGGCAGTGATGAGACCAAGTGTG ACAAGGAGGACTGCAgtgacacagagttcaagtgTACCAGTGGCCAGTGTGTGTTGGCCACAATGCGTTGCGACGGTCACCCAGACTGCCGGGACCGTTCGGATGAGGAGGACTGCACCAAAGTGCCAGCCTGCAACACCAAACTCCGCTGTCCCCAGAGCAAGGAGTGTCTAGTGCAGGAGTGGATCTGTGATGGAGACCAGGACTGCAAAGATGGCACTGATGAGAAG GATTGTCCTGTGGCTCCAGTGAACTGTGGAGAGTTCCAGTGGTTGTGCAAATCCAAGACCAAGTGCATCCCTACAGCCTGGATGTGCGATGGCATGAAGGACTGCAACGATGGCACTGACGAGACTGAAT GTCAGGCTGTAACATGTGCCCCTCACCAGTTCCAGTGTGGCAGTCAGGAGTGCCTGGAGCCAAACCTGGTGTGCAACGGTATTACAAACTGTGCAGATGGCTCAGATGAGGGAGGAAGTTGCCATACAGACTGTGTAGAGGCAGATGACATGCGCTGCTCTCAGGGCTGCTACAACACACCTCAGGGACCG TGCTGTCGCTGTGCAGCAGGTTTCAGGCTCATGGAGGATGGGCTGGCCTGTGCTGATGTTGATGAGTGTGAAGTTCAGACTCCAGGTGTGTGCAGTCAGCTATGCATCAACACTCCAGGCTCGTACAGATGTGACTGTCAGCCAGGCTTTATAATGGAAGCAGATGGACAACACTGCAAAATCACTG GTGAGCCCTTACTGTTGTCCTCAGTCCAAACAGATATCTTCTTGTATGGCTTGCGTAGTCGCAGCTTGGTTACGTTGCCCTCTTCTGCAAAGAAGGCAGTCATGTCTCTAGACTATGACTGGAAAGGTCAGAAGGTCTTCTGGGTCAGTCTGGAGATGGACGCTATAATGTGGTCTTCTCTAGATCAGAAGATGACAGGAAGTCTGATTAAAG GTGTTCGGGCTGATTCTATAGCTGTGGACTGGGTCGGGAGGAATCTGTACTGGATCAACGGGGTGAAGAGTCGTATTGTTGCCATCAGATTGGCAGCAGCCTCTGCAAGCTCACTGGGCCAAAGCATCATCTTGGATGAAGACTTGGATCAGCCCCGCTCTCTTGCCCTGCTACCACAAAAAGG GCTGATGTTCTGGACAGAGATTGGTAATGTAGTGAAGATTGAGCGTGCTGGGATGGATGGGTCAGAGAGGAGGGCAGTGGTGAACTCGAGTTTGGGCTGGCCTGGTGGTGTGGCTGTAGATGCCATCTCTGAGAGGGTCTACTGGACAGATGAAAGACTGAGGGCGATTGGATCTGCAACTCTGGATGGCGACGACATTAGG ATTCTACAGATAAAAGAGACCACAAACCCCTTTTCTGTGGCAGTGTTCAATGACATGCTCTACTGGTCTGATGCCAAGAAACGAGTGGTGCAGGCTGCTCATAAAATCTCTGGTAAAAACCATCAAGTTCTGCTGAAAAGGCCCAGACAACCTTTTGCTGTGAAG ATCATCCACCCAATGCTCCAGATGGGCACTGAGAACCCCTGCAAGAAGATGGGTTGTTCCCACATGTGTGTGCTTGCTCCTGGTCCCAGGGCTGTGTGCAAATGTCCCCCTGGTCTCTTGCTGGCAGAGGATGACCTCACCTGCTCCAACCTGGTCAACTCGGCATTTCTGCTGTTGCTGTCTCCCTCCAGTGTCACTCAG ATCTACTTGCAGTCCCAACACACAGCAGCCGAGCTGAAGGGCTGGCCCAAACATCTGGCCCTGCAGATACCGAGCGTGAACAAAGCCATTCTCATGGACTACAGCCTCAAGGAACACACCCTATTTGTGACAGATGATGCCACTTCTTCACTCAGCTCTTTCAGGCTGAAGGACTCGCTCCTGACGTCTCAGGGCCAGCTTCTTGAGCTGCTGGATGACGCCATCACTGCCATGGCAGTCGACTGGATAACACTCAACATTTACTGGAGCAGTTACAAACAGCCCCGCCTGCAGGTCACTGCTGTCACAGGCACATACACAGCCATTCTCATAAAGGACGGGATCATTAGAGTGGGTTCGATTGCTCTTCACCCGCCCAGTGGAAGAGTTTGTTTCACGAATATGGATCTGGAGGCTACGGGCAGCACGGCTACAATAGTGTGCGCCAGCATGGATGGTGCGGAGCGAAGAGTGGTGTGGAAGGATGCTGTCCAACCAACATCGTTGGTCTTCTCTAATAATGGGGATAACATTTTCTGGGCTGACACGA GTTTGGGGACCATTGGCTCTGTCCTGATTGATGGATCTGGATATACAGAGCTGAAGGTTGATGACAGACTGGCTGCTGTGGCTCTAAGTGACAACATCCTCCTCTGGATTACAGTCACTG ACAAGACCCGACTCTGGTACAAAGCAGATCAGCAGGATAAGAAATTATGGTTTGAGGTTGGCACACAAGTGGTCAGCTTAAAGGCATTCAGCAAACCCAGTCAGATGG GCTCTAACCCGTGCACAGAAAGCAATGGCAACTGTGAACACTTGTGCCTCGCCACCCCAGCAGGTCGCACATGCAAGTGTTCTTATGACCACATCCTTCTGAATGACACTCACTGCAGCCCAGAGCAACACTGCCCAGCTGGCAGCAGGCCCTGCCTCGATCACCTCTCATGCCTGCCTGTGGAGAAGTTTTGCGATGGACATGCAGACTGCGCGGACCACTCTGATGAGAACT GTGTTGGCACCAAGCGGCGCTCAGGAGCTGAGGTCTTTGCTCCCACTCAACCTCacagctctcctcctcctccttccagTGTCCCTCCTGTCTCGCAAGTCACAGGTCTGAACACAACACTGAATGTCAGCATTCAGCGCGTGAACTTGGATGCCCAGCAGTGCAGCCAGAGGCGCTGCAGTGGCAACGGACACTGTGTAGAGATGAAGGAAGTtactacgtgtgtgtgttcactggGCTACAGCGGTGATTCCTGTGAAAACCAGCTCGTAAAAACCATGCAGGGTCCCATTGTCTACGCTGCTGTGGGTCTCTGTGCAGTAGTTGTGATCATTGTTGCAGTAGTGCTGGTGAAGAGAAAGAAGAGTGCCAACttaag GGGAAATGGACCATCAGCAGGCAAGGAGATGAGCATGACTGACCTGGAGAGCAAAGCAGAGACCATTCCCACATCCCATACTGTCTCAGCAGAAAAGCCAGAGGTGGACCTCCCTTAA